The Sparus aurata chromosome 10, fSpaAur1.1, whole genome shotgun sequence genome includes the window CTTTGATATATGAACAATTTAAGGCTGTGttgaaaatgtgatttaatgaCATGTTCTTAAAAAAGGTTTGCAACAGTCTCCTCTATTCAAATATTTTCCAACCATTTTAGTCCATGTTTTCCCTCACATTCATTCAGTTGAGTTTGGTTCTGTCTGTAGACAAAGTTGACAAGACAAAACTGTGAAGAAACAAGATGGTATGTATGTAGAAGCCTTATTTTCGGCTGTGTCAGAACACATAACAGAATAATAAACCGTATTTAAAAACAGCCCAACATACCACTTAACAGCTATATGCATACATATTTTTGCGTAAAGCTTAATTTGATcaagaaacattattttaatacaGTCTACATCttatcattaaatgtttttctaaacacACTGCTACTGTAATAAAGGTTTTTGAATTAGAAAAACATATAATTATTGGCGtcagcaacaaaacagacatttctgtCACTGGTGCAAACACATTACCaagactttgttttaaaaagaaaatcttatttgaaaatgttaacgATGCATTTGTGACTGTAGATGTGTCAATTAAACAGATACATTCATATTTGAGGAATTTAAGTCAAATATTTTCAGAGTGATaatacaatgaaaacattttttgaaggaGGGATAAAACAAAGCATAAATAATTGGATTTAAGGTTGAATTGAAGTAAGCCAACCATACAATTGCTTCCAAGATTGCAGCAGGTGTGCTGAAGCCAGTGTAGGTATCAGTTATTGAATTTATGAAAAAGGGCATCCAACAAACGATGTATGCACCAAGCACAATACCTAGAATTTTTGCAGCCTTGCACTCAGACTGCCTTATCAATCCTCCTCTTCCATTTGAACAGTTGCTCCTATCTCCAATCTTTCTTACATGCACTTTGGCCACAAAGAATATTTGAGTGTAAAGACAAACCATTATagtgcagggaaagaaaaaacagaccaCACTGTCCAAGATTCCCCAAAGGGGGTTAAAGAAAAGGTAACAACTGCCGAGGCAGTTTATTGATGCCATATATTCCTCTAACCCTGCTATATTGGCTTTTGAATAAAGCAGTCCATAAGAGAAGACAGCAGCCAGTGCCCAGCTGATACATACCATCATCATTGCCACTGACATTGTGATTTTTCTAGAATAATGCAGAGGATTACATATTGCTTGTTGTCTGTCAACAGCAATGCAAACTAGGTGAAAGATAGAAATAGTGGTGAGAAACACATCCAAACTGGAGTGCAGCAGACAGAAGTCCtcaccatagaaccagcagccAGTAACAGTCCGGATGGCGCTGAAGGGCATCACTATCACACCCACTAGTAGATCAACCAGAGCAAGAGATAAAATGAGCACATTGGTAGGACTATGCAACTGTTTGAAATGACATATAGACACAATGACAACAGAGTTTCCTAAAATGGTAACCAGCATGCCTAAAGCAAAAAGCAAATACAGGGCAAAGTTAATCCCCACACCTAACTGTGCCTTAATACACGAAGCATTGCTGCTTGGAAAACAGTACTGCAGCTGCTTATGAGAAAAGTCACCTTTCATCATTAACCCCAAAATATATGCCAACAGAACCCAACATGAAGAAGACCTCGGAGGAAACATTGCTGAAATATCTGTCTTGTAATCACAGTGACAGCATGGAAGCCACCTAAAAATAATCTGACCCACTGTGCCAACCAATCAGAACCCTCCTATTAACATAAATTTAAAGCAGTCTctgaaacatttgaataatattTGGATTGTGCACAATGATGACCAACATTAAGATTTGTATGTGGAAAGTCATTTTGTTTAGAGCAAGTAGTATATTTATGTCATAAATCACCATGACAATGCAAAGAAAGCATTtagtattgttgttgttgttctatgttgttgttgtttgtttgcactgTTTGTGTCTTGGGAAACATTATTTCATTGCACTGCGTACTGTGTATATGGCTGGAATGACAATAAACCcctcttgaatcttgaatcttgaataaAGGAATTTCTGATTCTAATTCTAGACAAGCAGACATGCTTCCCTAATATCTTCTGGTTGGTACAGGCCTTGCAAACTAAGTAAAATCATCTACCAGAGCATACATCTACCCCCTGTGCTTGGATACAGTGCATGTTTCTGTCAGATGTTTTTGAACAGACTATTTTCCTGTCAATAAATAGAAATGCAAGCACTGCAAAGCACAATGATATATTATAATTCAGCAAACTGCCCTGCTTAATTTGTCTAGTTTACTAAACGGTGTTTAAATTAAACTGAATCTCATCTGTTTAAATTTTGTGAACATATGTTCTATTAAATTATTATGGGCTGATTAACAATAACAGGATATTGAGTAATGATCTTAGTATTttataaaattatatattttcattGCATGATTCCTTCAGTCTCATTACAGAAACTTCTCCTAACTACTTTTTCTATCTGAAGTGTCAGCAGCGATTCATAAAGTCATGACTGTGTCCTATCCTGTTTTAGACCTTGTGTTGtatattttagatttttctaACTAGAACTGTCAGCTTCAGTTGGCACTCATCTTGTCATGCCTGTGTCTGTGTTAAGTGTGTACATGCTAATGCTTGTATCTATTACAATAGCTTTCTCATCTCATGTATGACTAGCTTGCTGTATTGACAAGTAAAGTCCCAATGATTTGGAGACATTAATTGTGTCCATGGTGAGGAAATATACCTCCTTATACATGGTCCAGGAAATGTATGCTGATAGGTCAGCAGTATTTTCTTCTCCAACAGACTAAGTTTGTTTCTACTGCATTAATAATTTGAGTAGCATGTCAATCATAATATTTCAGTGTTCATGATGTCCCATCTTTGTCATTGTCATGTAGACCTGACAGCTAGTGGCAGGTAATGTGACAGTAGGATAGGGTCAACTCCATCCGAACTTAAAATGGACTCAAACATAGGCCATTCTTAAGTTAGAATGTTTCTGTTATACCAAAAATCCTAAATGTGATATGAAACTGAGCTAAGATCATACTTCAATTGTTTCAGGATGTTTCTGTAATGAGGCCCCCAGGTATCTTGGCCAACCTATCAGTCAAAGACTGCTGTGCTTTATTTTATGAAGAAGATGATTTCTGCCATGtttaagtgttgtgtttttctatcaacacaattttatAAAAGCAATTACCCACTTCATATTTGACAATTATTTGTTGGTATTAAGAAAATTGGTAATAACAAGTCTTCGATATATGAACAATTTAAGGCTGTGAACAAAATTATGAGTTGAGCTGAGAgatctctgctgctctctgggACAATGTGATTTAATGACATGTTCTTAAAAAAGGTTTGCTATAGTCTCCTctattcaaatattttcaaacGGTTTTAGTCCATGTTTTTCCTCACATTCATTCAGTTGAGTTTGGTTCTGTCTGTAGACAAAGTTGACAAGATGAAATTGTGAAGAAACAAGATAGTATGTATGTAGAAGCCTTATTTTTGGATGTGTCAGAACACATAACAGAATAATAAACAGTATTTAAAAACAGCCCAACATACCACTGAACAGCTATAGACATACATTTTTAGCTTACAGCTTAATTTGATcaagaaacattattttaatacaGTTATACATCTtgtcattaaatgtttttctaaacacACTACTACTGTAATAAAGGTTTTTGAATTagaaaaacatgtaattatTGGCATCAGCAGCAAAACAGATCTTTCTGTCACTGGTGCAAACGCATTACCaagactttgttttaaaaagaaaatcttatTTGAAAATATTAAACGATGCAtttgtgaatgtaaatgtgtcaATTAAACAGATACATTCATATTTGAGGAATTTGAGCTAAATATTTTCAGAGTGATAATACAATGAAACGATTTTTTGAAGGAGGGATAAAACAAAGCATAAATAATTGGATTTAAGGTTGAATTGAAGTAACCCAACCAAAAATTTGCTTCCAAGATTGCAGCAGGTGTGCTGAAGCCAGTGTAGGTATCAATTATTGAATTTATAAAATAGGGCATCCAACAAACGATGTATGCACCAAGCACAATACCTAGAATCTTTGCAGCCTTGCACTCAGACTGCCTTATcaatcctcctcttcctctgtcatgtGAACAGTTGCTCATATCTCCAATCTTTCTTACATGCACTTTGGCCACAAAGAATATTTGAGTGTAAAGACAAACCATTAcagtgcagggaaagaaaaagcagaTCATACTGTCCAAGATTCCCCAAAGGGGGTTTAAAAGAAGGAAACAACTGCCGAGGCAGTTTATTGATGCCATATAATCCTCTAACCCTGCTATATTGGCTTTTGAATAAAACAGTCCATAAGAGAAGACAGCAGCCAGTGCCCAGCTGATACATACCATCATCACAGCCACTGACATTGTGATTTTTCTAGAATAATGCAGAGGATTGCATATTGCTTGATGTCTGTCGACAGCAATGCAAACTAGGTGAAAGATAGAAATAGTGGTGAGAAACACATCCAAACTGGAGTGCAGCAGACAGAAGTCCtcaccatagaaccagcagccAGTAACAGTCCGGATGGCGCTGACGGGCATCACAATCACACCCACTAGTAGATCAACCACAGCAAGAGATAAAATGAGCACATTGGTAGGACTATGCAAGTGTTTGAAATGACATATAGACACAATGACAACAGAGTTTCCTAAAATGGTAACCAGCATGCCTAAAGCAAAAAGCAAATACAGGGCAAAGTTAATCCACACACCTAACTGTGCCTTAATACACGAAGCATTGCTGCTTGGAAAACAGTACTGCAGCTGCTCATGAGAAAAGTCACCTGTCATCATTAACCCCAAAATATATGCCAACAGAACCCAACATGAAGAGGATCTCGGAGGAAACATTGCTGAAATATCTGTCTTGTAatcacagtgacatcagagaaGTCACCTAAAAATAATCTGACCCACTGTGCCAACCAATCAGAACCCTCCCATTAACATAAATGTAAAGCAGTCTCTGACACATTTGAATAATATCCAGATTGTGCACATTAACGACCAACATCAAGAGTTTATGTGGAgagtcattttgttttgagaAAGTAGTATATATATGTCATATTTCACTTAAATTAACATACAGATTTTAGATGCTGTATAGCTGAAGCAAACTCAACATCTATGGTGCGTTCATATATGCACTGTAAGCAAAATGCATATATGTGGTGTGACTATGGTTACATTATCAATATGTTCATCCTTAAcctcaaccaaccaaccatttTCTAACCAACCTTTTCATTTCTGTAAGAGGAATACCCAGGTGTCTGAGTCATCTACGTTTCGTCAATTCATTCTGTGACAAGTATTGTCTCTGAAATATCAGATTCTGAAATattagatttttaaaatgataCCCGAAGTGAATAATCGAAATGCTTTTCTGAACCAACTATAATAAAAtgcatgattattattattccctTTAAAAGGTGTCCAGAGGCAATTATTTGTGTTATCACACTTTTCCAATTGTGATTGTAGACAGTATACCATTGTCTATTGTCTATTTCTTGGAAGACCAGTTGCCATCTCTACAAAATCTTTTTCCAAGTGAGAATTTCCCAACTGATTAAGGAGCATCCTCAATGGGCCACTGGCACCTTTCATGACATGACTTGAGGGCAGAGGGCACTGATATGCTTCTTTTAGTTGTATACTATATTGTTTATCTCTCTTTGAGCCTGCTCAAGCTTTTCATGACATATGGTTTGGCCAGAGTCCAAGTGTGTAGGGCCCTGAGCTTTCCTGTGACCAATTTAAGTCAGCATGACTTCCCTTTGTTGTGTACTTTAGGGAATTGCTTCATATGAGGGGGTCTGTATCTCTTCTCAACCCTTTTCACATCAACACAATTGATAAGTGTACTCAAAGGTGGTACTGTGTCAGTTATAAGTATGAGCCTGAAGAAAGAAAGGTTGCAGGTTCACAAACGAAAGTTGCATTGCACtgctttattttgttgttgaagCCTACAATTgtttcgttttttgttttttttattgttgttaggCAAACACCAAATGAATACTCAGCAGTTAATAATACACTAGTATTGGATCAGTACCTACACAGTTCAGGTATCAGAATTAAGAAGGTAAAAAATGGTATTGGAAACTTATCGATcaatatcaacattttcaacCAGTTTTACAACCATTTTCTAGCCAACCTTTTCATTTCTGTACGAGGAATACCCAGGTGTCTGAGTCATCTACTTTTCATCAATTTATTCTGTGACAAGTATTGACTCTGAGATATTAGATTTAAAAATGATACCTGAAGTGAACAATCGAAATGCCTTTCTGAACCAACTATAATAAAATGCATAGATTATAGGGTTCACAGTAGAGTTAAAGTAGCCCACCCATACCAGCGTGTGGAACAATGCTGGTGGTGTTGAGTAACTGACAAAGGGATCAATAGtgttacacacaaaaaaggagTCCAAAAGGAAAGAAACGCCCCCATTATGATAGCAAGTGTTTTAGTGGCTTTTGTCTGGGTTGTGTTAGATATTCTTGTTGAATTCATACAGCTTGTTTTCTGTAAGCTGCCTCAGTGCCACGGGCAAAATCTTCAGGTAAACACCAAGCATTATAATTCCTGGAATGTGAAAGGAAATTACTGCTGAGACTGTACGTGACAGGCCactctgaaacaaaacacatcttcCTTCACAGGCGATGTGATTATAGTAGAAGTCCTCAATCTCCCAAATATTTAACTTCAGAGAAATAATTCCAAAGCCTATGAGAGCTGAAATACTCCAGCTGAGCAGAATCATGatcaacacaacattaacagatATGTTTCTTCTGTATAGTAGAGGTTGGCAAACAGCATAGTGTCGGTCAAGTGATATAAATGACAAATTTAGTATTGATGctgtacataacataacattGGAACTCATATAGACTTGACAGAAATCATCACCAAAATACCAGCAAGATTCCACACATTGAATCATACTGGGCAGCATGACGAACAATCCTAAAAGaaggtcagacacagccagagaCACTATGAGGTAATTGGTTGGAGTATGGAGCTGCTTAAAATAGGCAATTGAGACGGCGACCAAAGGGTTTCCACACACTGTGAGGATGACTGTGCCTCCAAGAATCATGTAGAGGGTGATGCGTATGGGCAAAGGATATATGGTCTTTGGACAGGAACTGTTTCTGGACTCATAGCAGAGTACTGGCTCCATCTGTTTAGAGGGCAATAAGAATGATATATTCAGGAATGGAATCAAGTATGCTGatgctacattttttttattttgtaaatggagggttcagaaggggccggtgcagtgggatacACTGTATGAAAAGTGAGATTTtcgacgtggaatttcaggtttgcggcaatttgcaggcaacactgaaaactgacgtaaattgtcggaaattgacgtgggccttgcttggcagttgcccccccatgacccccctccccctgattctaggggaggctttaacatgtaaatgaaaatgctgtgagctatacaaatgcaaatcagggtagcagggggagttttaccccaggtgacctttttctaagaggtgttaacttcattttaagaaaatctctggtataaatagatgaggctcagtatagcctaattataaacccttatatttgagcttgaatggatttatttaatgaaagtatgctagattaattactgtgtatgtcattagcaatggccaatgttatgtaaaaaagattatttgttcttttctctctctctctcctgggaacaagttaaagataaaacgccagttgttaagaagttaaaatttgcatgaaatattttgagataaccaagatattaaaatgtaaaaaaaaaaagtatttctataatttcatgggttctgaatgtttt containing:
- the LOC115590408 gene encoding trace amine-associated receptor 13c-like; protein product: MKGDFSHKQLQYCFPSSNASCIKAQLGVGINFALYLLFALGMLVTILGNSVVIVSICHFKQLHSPTNVLILSLALVDLLVGVIVMPFSAIRTVTGCWFYGEDFCLLHSSLDVFLTTISIFHLVCIAVDRQQAICNPLHYSRKITMSVAMMMVCISWALAAVFSYGLLYSKANIAGLEEYMASINCLGSCYLFFNPLWGILDSVVCFFFPCTIMVCLYTQIFFVAKVHVRKIGDRSNCSNGRGGLIRQSECKAAKILGIVLGAYIVCWMPFFINSITDTYTGFSTPAAILEAIVWLAYFNSTLNPIIYALFYPSFKKCFHCIITLKIFDLNSSNMNVSV
- the LOC115590409 gene encoding trace amine-associated receptor 13c-like yields the protein MTGDFSHEQLQYCFPSSNASCIKAQLGVWINFALYLLFALGMLVTILGNSVVIVSICHFKHLHSPTNVLILSLAVVDLLVGVIVMPVSAIRTVTGCWFYGEDFCLLHSSLDVFLTTISIFHLVCIAVDRHQAICNPLHYSRKITMSVAVMMVCISWALAAVFSYGLFYSKANIAGLEDYMASINCLGSCFLLLNPLWGILDSMICFFFPCTVMVCLYTQIFFVAKVHVRKIGDMSNCSHDRGRGGLIRQSECKAAKILGIVLGAYIVCWMPYFINSIIDTYTGFSTPAAILEANFWLGYFNSTLNPIIYALFYPSFKKSFHCIITLKIFSSNSSNMNVSV
- the LOC115590410 gene encoding LOW QUALITY PROTEIN: trace amine-associated receptor 1-like (The sequence of the model RefSeq protein was modified relative to this genomic sequence to represent the inferred CDS: inserted 1 base in 1 codon; deleted 1 base in 1 codon); translated protein: MEPVLCYESRNSSCPKTIYPLPIRITLYMILGGTVILTVCGNPLVAVSIAYFKQLHTPTNYLIVSLAVSDLLLGLFVMLPSMIQCVESCWYFGDDFYRHYAVCQPLLYRRNISVNVVLIMILLSWSISALIGFGIISLKLNIWEIEDFYYNHIACEGRCVLFQSGLSRTVSAVISFHIPGIIMLGVYLKILPVALRQLTENSCMNSTRISNTTQTKATKTLAIIMGAFLSFWTPXFVCNTIDPFVSYSTPPALFHTLVWVGYFNSTVNPIIYAFYYSWFRKAFRLFTSGIIFKSNISESILVTE